The stretch of DNA AGAAATAATGGGTGTTATGCCACTGACAACCAGCGAACCGAAAGCCACAATGGTTGTCAGTGCTGTATAAAGACAGGGCCGGAACATGACCAGCACTGAGTGCTTGAGCAGGCGATGGTGAGGGCTGAAACGGCGCGTGGCACGCAACTCACGGTAGCGCACAATCAGATGCACGGTCAGCGAAATTGTAATGATCAGCAGCAAGGACATGAAGTTTGACGACACTACCGTCACTCGCCAGTCCATCACCCCCAATATGCCCACCACGATGACACCAGCGATGGCGCAGCAGGCAAGCGGCAGGAAAACCCAGCGCAGGCGCTTGAAAATCAGCCCCAGGGCAAGCACAATAAATGCAAATACGCCCAGGCTGAACGTGGCCAGGTCACTCTGTACAAAGGTCACCAGATCATCGGCAATCATGGGTGCACCGCCCAGATAGAGCTGCACCTGATCCTGGTAGCCTGCCAGAATCTCCCGGATCTGACCGATATCCTGATGCCGCCGTTCAGCGGCTTCCACGCTGTAGGCGTCAAATTTATTGCTCACCTGACGCAGTTCGGCGCTCTCCGCGTCAGTCAGCCCTTCTGCACGTTGCTTATTACTGAGTTCAGTACGCCGATTTATCAGTTCGATATAACGGGTGTCCAGATAGAAACTGACCAGCATGGCCCCGGTGCTTCCGTCAGGACTGATAATCGCGTTACTGAAAACCGGATTCGTCATCAACTCCTGACGCACAGCTTCCCGGTCCAGACCTTCGTCCGTAACAGTAGCGTAGTCTTCAGAAATACCCGTCAGCGGGGTATCTCCAAAGACCGGCACGTTTAACAGACTGTCGACGGACTCCACACGCTCCATTGCCAGAAGCTCATCACGTATCGAAGCCATGATTGAGAGTGATTGCTCACTCAGCAGATCCACATTGCGGGGTGTGAAGGCAATCGTGACAGCGTCACGCACGCCATAACGCTGATTGACCTCACGGGAATACTCCAGTTCTTTATCATCTTCCATCAGCAGCGAGTCAGCCGACACATCCAGCCGGAAGTATTGCGCATACCAGGCAAAACCTGCTGTCAGCAACAGCAACAGGGCGATAACAACCAAGGGTCGCTGAAAAACCAGTGTGCGGTACAGCCGCGCCAAAAAAACTCGCATGTCTATTTTTCCATTCCTGAAACAACCGGAGAACTATACCTTGTCGGCACTTAAATTGTTATGGGGAATGCGGCCCCACGGGTAATCAGGGTCTCACAATTCGTCACAAATTGAGCCTTGATATGGGTCAACATAATTGGTCTATTTGGGAGCGTATTTCGTAATATCGGTGGAAGTCCGCGCCAGTTCAGGTAAGATTAAATGAGCTTCGGCGGCATTGAGGCTTCACAGTTATGTACAGGAGTTTCTACCATGCGTAAGGCAATCACAACATTATTACTGCTGGCTGTTGGCAGTCTGGCCTCTCTGGCCATGGCCAACGAGTCCTTCCTGAAGACCATCAAGGAATTCGAACTGACCGACCACATGGGTCAGTCGCACACCATGGACGAGTACCTGGAACGTGACTGGGTGGTCATGTACATTCACGGCACGGGCTGTCCGATTGCCCGATTGTCAGTTCCGGCTTTCCAGAAAATACGTCAGGACTACGCTGACAAAAACATTGAATTTCTGATGCTCAATTCCTTCATTCAGGATGATATTCCTCGTATCCAGAAGGAGGCGCAGGAGTTCAATATCACCTTCCCGATTCTGAAGGACGCGGATCAGTCAGTCGCCCGCTCACTGGGTGTGGAGCGAACAGCAGAGGTCTTCATCATTGACCCGCGCACGCGTAAAGTTCATTTCCGCGGCCCGATTGATGACTCTTTGGGCTACGAAACTCAGCGACTGGAGACCAATCATCACTATCTGCGCGACGCGCTGGATACCGTGATGGCCGGCGGCACTGTCAACATGAATGACATCCCGGATGCCAA from Pseudohongiella spirulinae encodes:
- a CDS encoding redoxin domain-containing protein; the protein is MRKAITTLLLLAVGSLASLAMANESFLKTIKEFELTDHMGQSHTMDEYLERDWVVMYIHGTGCPIARLSVPAFQKIRQDYADKNIEFLMLNSFIQDDIPRIQKEAQEFNITFPILKDADQSVARSLGVERTAEVFIIDPRTRKVHFRGPIDDSLGYETQRLETNHHYLRDALDTVMAGGTVNMNDIPDAKGCLVGYFLS